Sequence from the uncultured Bacteroides sp. genome:
GCAAAACCAAAAGTGAAACAAAATGCAAAGCAATCAATTAACACTATAGGCTTGGATGGAGTACTGTATTTCTTGGGATTTAAAGATTCATATTTGGATGAACAAGGGAAATTATAGTGTAGGTTAAATGAGGAGAATCAAAATTCTTAGTCTAATTTATAATTCATGTATTCTTTTTGTTATCTTTGTATATAAATATTTGATGAATGAAATTTTCCGAGCTTAACTTAGATGTCACTGTGCTTCAGGCACTAGATGCCATGAATTTTGATGAATGCACACCTGTGCAGGAACAAGCCATCCCCATTATACTTGAAGGTAAAGATTTAATAGCTGTAGCACAGACTGGTACAGGTAAAACTGCTGCCTTTTTGCTTCCTATAATTAATAAACTCTCCTGCGAAAAACATCCAGAAGATGCTATTAATTGTGTCATTATGTCTCCTACAAGAGAGTTGGCTCAACAGATTGATCAACAAATGGAAGGCTTTTCATATTTTATGCCAGTTTCAAGTGTGGCTGTATATGGAGGAAGTGATGGCGTTCTTTTTGAACAACAAAAAAAAGGGCTGTCTTTAGGTGCCGATGTTGTCATTGCTACCCCGGGTCGCCTTCTAAGCCACTTAAGTTTAGGATATGTAGATTTGTCTCGGGTTTCATATTTTGTGTTAGATGAAGCAGATCGTATGCTTGACATGGGATTCTATGATGACATAATGCAGGTAGTTAAGCTCATGCCAAAAGAGCGACAAACCATAATGTTCTCTGCAACAATGCCCGCCAATATACAAAAGTTGGCAAATAATATTTTAAATAACCCCGTAGAGATAAAGCTTGCGGTATCAAAACCTGCAGAAAAAATAATTCAGGCTGCATACATTTGTTATGAAAATCAGAAATTGAATATCATTCAATTTCTTTTTTCTCAGGAAGTGCCTGAAAAAGTTATCATATTTGCCTCTTCAAAGCTTAAAGTTAAAGAAGTTACCAAGTCTTTGATAAGATTAAAGTTAAAGGTAGGTGAAATGCATTCTGACCTTGACCAGTCTCAACGTGAATTTATTATGCGTGAGTTTAAAAATGGTCGAATCAATATTTTGGTTGCTACAGATATTGTCTCTCGTGGTATTGATATTGATGATATCCGATTAGTTATAAATTATGATGTACCTCACGATAGTGAAGATTATGTTCACAGGATTGGGCGTACTGCACGTGCAAATAATGATGGGGTTGCTATTACTTTTGTCAATGATAGAGAACAATCTGCATTCAAGTCAATTGAAAATTTCTTAGAAAAAGAAATTTATAAGATTCCTGTTCCAGCAGAATTAGGAGAAACTCCTGAATATAATCCTCGTTCTCATAGCAGTAGCCGTGGTGGTGGTGGTAAATTCAAAGGAAAAAAGAATTTTTCAGGAAAGCGTAATGAAAATAAAGCTTAAAATGATGGTATTGTTGACCTCAATAATCTATTAGCTAAATATATTTTAGTGTAGCTTGTTAATACAAATAAAATAAGAGAGATCCTTTAATTAGTGCATGAAAATCATCACTAATTAAAGGATCTCTCTTATTTTATCTAAAATTCACTCCAGAATAGCCTTTTACAATACCTCAACACATGTTTCATGCACAATAGTCAATGTTGATAAATCTATTGAGCTAAAGAAATAAATATAAATAGGATCCTCAGAATTTATACTAGAATAATGTTTCTGCAAAAAGGAACAAATCTTCTCTCCTACCGCTACTTTTAGCTCATTTCTTATTTCGTTGAGTTCTATCTTTTGAGAAGACAGAAAAATTAATCCAGGCATCCATGAAACGGATTCTATCTCTTCTTCTAATGGAAAGTAACGGATTAATCGCTGGTCTTCTATTTCTATTACCTGCTTTTTGTATATAGTATCAGGAGAAAGAATAAGAAAATGAGAGGCTATGCGTTTCATTTTCTTATTCCCTGAGGTTTCTGAATTTCTTGATTATGAAGGACTCGTATATCGTTACTTCTATTCTTTACACTTCTACGACGAGGTCCCGATATTATTTGATTATTTCTATTCATGCTATCATTACCTACATGCTCTATTTTATGCATTTCTTCGCGCTTCTTCACAGAATCCTTTTTTAGTGAATCAGCCCTGTTTGCAGGAGGAGTTTTTGTAATAGACGAACCCTTCTTAATATGGTATCTTGTTAGCATTATTTTGTCAACAATTAGAGCATCCTGAGGATAGTGGCTAAGTTGGTTATAATATACAAACCCTTTGATCTCTCTTATTTTAAATTCAGAATCATTCTGAATCCGAATATTATATGTTCCTGAACGGTCAATATTTCTTGTATCAGAAATAATAGAATCATTCACATATTTTATATTCAAAGACATTACAGCATCTTGTGGATGTTCTTTAGCAGAAGTGAATGTAGATCTTATGCTCCATAATATAATATCACGTTCCTTATAATTGCTATCTGGATAAATTGTAAAGTAGAATTTATTTGTGGCTGCTGCTTTTGTTAATTTATAGATTTTCTGTCTGTGCCATACATTAACAGTGTCTCCTGTTTCCGATTGTTGCTGTTCATCATCGCCACCGGCTGCAATTAAATTCTTGATATCTTCTTTCTTAGAATTTAATCTTTTATTAACCTTCTCGTATATTTTTGCAAAGTCTTCAGTGTTTCGGGAATACCATTCTAATGAATGATCAAATGCCTCTTCTGTTGTGCCATTTTTCTCAAAAACATACTTTAAATAAAGTGCTTGTTTATAACGTTCTTCTGGCAATAGATTATCACCCATTGCTTTAGCTATATGATAATCAACCAGAACGTCCTCCATATCACCTTTTGAAAGTACGTCATCAGGCATTTTCTTCTTACAAGCGGAAAAACCGATGCAAAAAGCAACTACAAACCCTATAAAATATTTATTTAGTTTGTTCTTGTTCATCTTTATTGATTGCTTCTTTTTTAGTAAGATGACCTTCATTCAGATATTTACTATAAAAGAGAAGAAGAGCAATAATACCACAGCTAATTGAAGCGTCTGCAAAATTAAAAATAGGACTGAAAAATATAAAATGGTTTCCACCTACAACAGGTATCCAGCTTGGCCATGTTGTATCAATGATAGGGAAATAAAACATATCCACTACTTTACCATATAATAAGGAAGAATATCCTCCACCTTCGGGCATAAATGTTGCCAAAGAAGAATTTAAATAACCTTCCGGAACACTTGGCCCAAAAATCACTCCATAAAATATACTGTCAATTATATTACCTAAAGCACCTGCTAAAATCATTGAAAGACAAACAATATAGCCTGTTTTCAGATTCTTCTTAACAATCTTGGTAATATAATAACCAATTAATGCAACAGCAATGATTCGGAATGAAGTGAGAAATAGCTTTCC
This genomic interval carries:
- a CDS encoding DUF4296 domain-containing protein yields the protein MNKNKLNKYFIGFVVAFCIGFSACKKKMPDDVLSKGDMEDVLVDYHIAKAMGDNLLPEERYKQALYLKYVFEKNGTTEEAFDHSLEWYSRNTEDFAKIYEKVNKRLNSKKEDIKNLIAAGGDDEQQQSETGDTVNVWHRQKIYKLTKAAATNKFYFTIYPDSNYKERDIILWSIRSTFTSAKEHPQDAVMSLNIKYVNDSIISDTRNIDRSGTYNIRIQNDSEFKIREIKGFVYYNQLSHYPQDALIVDKIMLTRYHIKKGSSITKTPPANRADSLKKDSVKKREEMHKIEHVGNDSMNRNNQIISGPRRRSVKNRSNDIRVLHNQEIQKPQGIRK
- a CDS encoding lipoprotein signal peptidase, whose product is MKIKITKGQLSVLIILSVLVIDQIIKVLVKTGMYLHENIRVCGNWFYIYFTENNGMAFGMELFGKLFLTSFRIIAVALIGYYITKIVKKNLKTGYIVCLSMILAGALGNIIDSIFYGVIFGPSVPEGYLNSSLATFMPEGGGYSSLLYGKVVDMFYFPIIDTTWPSWIPVVGGNHFIFFSPIFNFADASISCGIIALLLFYSKYLNEGHLTKKEAINKDEQEQTK
- a CDS encoding DEAD/DEAH box helicase, whose amino-acid sequence is MKFSELNLDVTVLQALDAMNFDECTPVQEQAIPIILEGKDLIAVAQTGTGKTAAFLLPIINKLSCEKHPEDAINCVIMSPTRELAQQIDQQMEGFSYFMPVSSVAVYGGSDGVLFEQQKKGLSLGADVVIATPGRLLSHLSLGYVDLSRVSYFVLDEADRMLDMGFYDDIMQVVKLMPKERQTIMFSATMPANIQKLANNILNNPVEIKLAVSKPAEKIIQAAYICYENQKLNIIQFLFSQEVPEKVIIFASSKLKVKEVTKSLIRLKLKVGEMHSDLDQSQREFIMREFKNGRINILVATDIVSRGIDIDDIRLVINYDVPHDSEDYVHRIGRTARANNDGVAITFVNDREQSAFKSIENFLEKEIYKIPVPAELGETPEYNPRSHSSSRGGGGKFKGKKNFSGKRNENKA